One window from the genome of Faecalibacterium sp. HTF-F encodes:
- a CDS encoding metallophosphoesterase yields MVYLTGDTHGDIDRFKHGKLRWLGKRDTVVVLGDFGFVWDGSREEQKKLDWLRKRPYTLLFLDGSHENYDLLKQYPTEERFGGKVQALGGNVYHVCRGSVLELEGKKYLCFGGAESQDREDREPGVNWWKEEMPSDEEYVFCEENLAACDYKVDYVLTHDAPSRFLDFTALASGENNQLHSFLDKILLKLTYDKWFFGCYHKDTQLSTKSRCVFCDVISMGERHAKRSVR; encoded by the coding sequence ATGGTATATCTGACAGGGGACACCCACGGCGATATCGACCGCTTCAAACATGGCAAGCTGCGCTGGCTGGGCAAACGGGACACCGTGGTGGTGCTGGGCGATTTTGGTTTTGTGTGGGACGGCAGCAGGGAGGAACAGAAAAAGCTGGATTGGCTGCGCAAGCGCCCGTATACCCTGCTGTTTCTGGACGGCAGCCACGAAAACTATGATCTTTTGAAGCAGTATCCCACCGAGGAACGCTTTGGCGGCAAGGTGCAGGCACTGGGCGGCAATGTGTACCATGTGTGCCGCGGCAGCGTGCTGGAACTGGAAGGAAAAAAGTATCTGTGCTTTGGCGGTGCGGAAAGTCAGGACCGGGAGGACCGGGAACCCGGCGTGAACTGGTGGAAGGAAGAAATGCCCTCGGATGAGGAATACGTCTTCTGTGAGGAGAACCTTGCAGCCTGCGATTACAAAGTGGATTATGTGCTGACCCACGATGCGCCAAGCAGATTTTTGGATTTTACCGCCCTTGCCAGCGGCGAGAACAACCAGCTGCACAGTTTTCTGGATAAAATTTTGTTGAAGCTGACCTACGACAAGTGGTTTTTTGGCTGCTATCATAAGGATACCCAGCTTTCCACCAAAAGCCGCTGCGTGTTCTGCGATGTGATAAGCATGGGCGAACGGCACGCAAAGCGTTCCGTTCGATAA
- the recG gene encoding ATP-dependent DNA helicase RecG encodes MPTENHTTLTPDTPVRYLKGVGPKTAERFEKLGIVTLADLLCHYPRRYIDFTKPYSIAEAPADVECVVKAEVFAKPGGRILPGGRRMERITAGDDVSSLEITWFNNPYAAQKLQLGQEYYFQGIVTGGMLRRQMVNPQVRTAEQIKASPFEAVYPQTEGLTSNAIAKCVRQLLPHAELLPDPLPPEMLAKYRLLSKADAVRAIHCPATEEQAYAARRRLIYEELLVLQLGIGRMKNRGAAATGAPMQLADPSPFWASLPFSPTGAQRRAVSEILADMAGQTSMNRLLQGDVGSGKTLVAAAAIWACIRAGYQAALLAPTEILAAQHAEGLNRMLAPFGMRVALLTGGMKAAARRTTLAAIRNDEADLVVGTHAILSEGVEFARLGLAVIDEQHRFGVRQRGMLAEKAANPHLLVMSATPIPRTLGLLIYGDLDISILDELPPGRTPVKTRCITGKKRRDLYHFLDQEIGRGRQVYLVCPAIEDVPDGGLNAVKSYYEDIAKALLPDRRVGLMHGKLKPKEKAAVMEDFKAGRLDALVSTTVIEVGVDVPNASVMVIENAERYGLSALHQLRGRVGRGAAESWCFLVSDNQSENVQKRLKFLCSTTDGFAVAQYDLETRGPGDFFGSRQHGLPTLQIADLMNDTRTLHAAQSEAAAMLAEDPLLEAPEHALLEQQVQQMFEKAGAMN; translated from the coding sequence ATGCCCACCGAAAACCATACCACCCTCACCCCGGATACGCCGGTGCGCTACCTGAAGGGCGTCGGCCCCAAGACCGCCGAGCGGTTCGAGAAGCTGGGCATCGTGACGCTGGCCGACCTGCTGTGCCACTACCCCCGCAGATATATCGACTTCACGAAGCCCTACTCCATCGCAGAGGCCCCCGCCGATGTGGAATGCGTGGTAAAGGCCGAGGTATTCGCAAAGCCCGGCGGGCGCATCCTGCCGGGCGGGCGGCGGATGGAGCGCATCACTGCCGGGGACGATGTGTCCAGTCTGGAGATCACATGGTTCAATAATCCCTATGCCGCCCAAAAGCTGCAGCTGGGGCAGGAATACTATTTTCAGGGCATCGTTACCGGCGGGATGCTGCGCCGCCAGATGGTCAACCCGCAGGTGCGCACAGCCGAGCAGATCAAGGCTTCTCCCTTTGAAGCCGTCTACCCCCAGACTGAGGGCCTGACCAGCAATGCCATTGCCAAATGTGTGCGTCAGCTTCTGCCCCACGCAGAGCTGCTGCCCGACCCGCTGCCGCCGGAAATGCTGGCAAAATACCGTCTGCTCTCCAAGGCAGATGCCGTGCGGGCCATCCACTGCCCTGCCACGGAAGAGCAGGCCTATGCCGCCCGGCGGCGGCTCATTTACGAAGAGCTGCTGGTGCTGCAGCTGGGCATTGGCCGGATGAAAAACCGGGGTGCCGCTGCCACCGGTGCCCCCATGCAGCTTGCCGACCCGTCCCCGTTCTGGGCCAGTCTGCCCTTCTCCCCCACCGGTGCCCAGCGCCGGGCCGTGAGCGAGATTCTGGCCGACATGGCGGGTCAGACCTCCATGAACCGCCTTTTGCAGGGCGATGTGGGCAGCGGCAAAACGCTGGTGGCGGCTGCCGCCATCTGGGCGTGCATCCGGGCGGGGTATCAGGCCGCGCTGCTGGCCCCCACCGAAATTTTAGCCGCCCAGCACGCCGAGGGCCTGAACCGGATGCTTGCCCCCTTCGGGATGCGGGTAGCCCTGCTGACCGGCGGCATGAAGGCCGCTGCACGACGCACCACGCTTGCCGCCATCCGGAACGACGAAGCCGACCTTGTGGTGGGCACCCACGCCATCCTCAGCGAGGGCGTAGAATTTGCCCGGCTGGGTCTTGCCGTGATCGACGAGCAGCACCGCTTTGGGGTGCGGCAGCGCGGGATGCTGGCCGAAAAAGCCGCGAACCCGCATCTGCTGGTGATGAGCGCCACTCCCATCCCCCGCACGCTGGGCCTGCTCATCTACGGCGACCTGGACATCTCCATCCTGGACGAGCTGCCGCCGGGCCGCACACCGGTCAAGACCCGATGCATCACCGGAAAAAAGCGGCGTGACCTCTATCATTTTCTCGATCAGGAGATCGGCAGAGGGCGGCAGGTGTATCTGGTGTGCCCGGCCATTGAGGATGTGCCGGATGGCGGACTGAACGCCGTCAAGAGCTACTACGAGGACATTGCCAAGGCCCTGCTGCCGGACCGCCGGGTAGGCCTGATGCACGGCAAGCTGAAGCCCAAGGAGAAGGCCGCCGTCATGGAGGACTTCAAGGCCGGACGTCTGGACGCACTGGTGTCCACCACCGTCATTGAGGTGGGCGTGGATGTGCCCAATGCCAGCGTAATGGTGATCGAAAACGCAGAGCGCTACGGCCTGAGCGCTCTGCACCAGCTGCGCGGCCGCGTGGGACGCGGCGCTGCGGAAAGCTGGTGTTTCCTTGTCAGCGACAACCAAAGCGAAAACGTACAAAAACGGCTGAAATTTTTGTGCAGCACCACGGACGGCTTTGCGGTGGCGCAGTACGATCTGGAGACCCGCGGCCCCGGCGACTTTTTCGGCAGCCGCCAGCACGGCCTGCCCACCCTGCAGATCGCCGACCTGATGAACGACACCCGCACCCTTCACGCCGCCCAGAGCGAGGCCGCCGCCATGCTGGCAGAAGACCCTCTGCTGGAAGCGCCGGAGCACGCGCTGCTGGAACAGCAGGTGCAGCAGATGTTCGAGAAAGCCGGAGCCATGAACTGA